ttctttaaatGCTTCTGATTGTTAGTTAAAAACCCTTTTATCAATATTCCCACCtattaatataaaaaatcacTTGAACTTTCATCATTTCGTGCCTTCTGGTGATTGTTTGTGGTGGCTGAGGCTAACTGCAAAACACCCTATCCCGTTAGTTTGCACTACGGATGAAATAATACCAAGCTTCCAATTGAACAGCAGGTCCTAATATCGGTATTGTACACTCTGCAAGTTTGAATAGTAAACTATGAATACTAGTGCTATCCAAATATATTGTTCAAAGTTTgagaatttttatatatttaattgCATAGTATTTTTATCTATCTATGTTCACATACCTGCTATTTAGAATGAAGTTTCAATACGCTGTATAATGCATGTTGTAATTAGAGAACGTGCGAATAGCACGGTGGTAAGACCTCCAGGTGTGAGGCTACCAACCAGGGCTCGAACCTTGGTTCTCACAAAAAAAAGGCTCCTCGCTACATTTTCCCTATGGTCATGGCGCGGTCACTCAGCGATAGTGTGCGGGTTGTAGCCGGCTTTCGAGACCTTTTCTCGACCTTAATGCAATGCCTTCGGGATGTCTCTCCCCTTAGGTCGGgtttcttttttatgttgtaattGTTCTCTTATGATGCATGTTGTGATGTTGATAGATATTTATGTATTGCACGGCTGATCATTTTTTGCACTTATATGCTTCTTATTCTTTACAATTTGATAGAATACTATTTATGTAGTTGTGATTTCCTGCGTTTATTGGCTATAGTCCGCTTTGGCAGAAGTATAAAAAAGAATTTTTGTTTATGAAGGTCCTGGAAGCTGTCAGCAACTACGTATCAGCCAGATTGAAGCTGTCTTACCTGAAGCAGCACCAGTATTGATTGATGTTGATTTGATGAGCATGCCTTCTGAAGTAAGACATGCTAATGATAATGTTGATGTGCTAGCCAATCAAGATAAGTCACAGTTGATAGTTGACCTAAGGTCAGAGGCGAAGATGGCTGCAGAGGTATGGTCCATCAGCATTGGTGAGATACATTGTGTGCTATtgtgctagttttttttttttctggtcgTATGGTTTGCTTTTCCCTTTGGTTTGTTTGTCCTTAgttctattttttaaaagaaatctGATTATTTGATAAATTAATTGGTAGTGTGACCTACTTGCTACTATTCGTCACACTTAATGCAATACTATGTTTACATCTGtttaaatttgattttgttgccaGGGAAATCGGAAGTTATCATCTGGAAAGAAAATGCACCCCTTCTTTGCTTCTCGGAAAATGAACAAATGTGCTGACCAAGATGTTATCAATATTGAAGATATGCACAGTCTTTGTGATTTTGAGAGGGATCCACCATTCCATCCTATCCATGTTGTGCAATTAGAGGTGTGCCAAACATATGTTTTGTATATCTTGTTTCAGAAAGCATATCATAATTCATGGCCAAATGAAGTGCAATACTTTTTTTGTAGGCCAGTATGCCGATTCACTGGAGCAATTGGATAATCACTGATGGGTCTTCTCTTGACATCGATACTGCCATTCCTGTTCAAAACTCTGTCTCATTCTTTGAGGGCTTGGTTAAACCATTGACAATAGAAACTAATTGCAAGAGGATTTGTTCAAATCAGTTGGCAGAGTCGACTATTGCTGGGTGTACAACTTCAGGAATGGGTTTCCCTAGTTTTTCAGACAAGCAAAGTGTACACATCTGTCCTTCGGATGTGGTAATTTTTCCTGTTCATCTTGTCTTTTATGCAGAATTCAAAGGAGCGTGCTTTGTTCAATTGTAGTTTATTGTTCAAGTCATGCATTAATCTAAAGTTATGCCTAACCATTTGTCCAGATCGATGTGGACAATTTTTGCTTGTTGGCGTCCGATACCAATTGCCAAGCTTCTCTTCTTGATAGCAAACACCCGGAAAGGATACTGCATGGAAGGCCAGAAATTTCTGAGAATGGGTAATCAACAGTATGCATATTTTTTCCTAGATATATTGCGGTTTCCTGCTAGCTGACTCAATTCTATTTTCACATCAAAATTGAAACATTATTAATGCCTGCAAGCTTATTAGTCTATGAACTGCCAAACAAGTTTGTTAAACCAGTATTGGTCAGAATGACTATGCCAGTTGCCCAACAACCCATGCTATCAATGCATCAGCTATGTTGTGTTAATGCTGCTCGAATGGTGTCAGCCACTAAGCATTAAGATAGCTTCTTTTGTATTTCTATGCGTTCTTGCTCATTTTTTGGGTATGATTGGGCTATGTGTGACACTATATGACTGTGCACCATGTAATAGAAATATCTCAGTTTTGCACCTCCAGTTCCTCGTTGTCTCTTGTATCTCTCTACAAATTGTTTACTtgcataattgctaattatttggTGATTTTGTAAaccaaaaattctcaaaacaCAAGCAATAATTGTggttaaattatttattttctataagtGATATATTGCAAGAAGTACCTTCTTGTGATGGATAGGTACTTGTATTTATCAATTCTGCTTAGTGTTGTTTATTGTTGATTGTTAACATTTTAGGCATGAATTTAGCATAAATTTCTGCATTCTGCATGTGATTCCATCTACCATTGCACCGATTCTGGTTGTTTAGATTTTGTATACTTTGATACCATTTTCCAGTTGGTGGTTCATATTGCTGTGAGCCATAATGTCATTTAGGCTTTTGCTGTTTGAAGACTAACATGCGATGGGTTGCTCGGTAGCAGACGAGCGACCCAGCATCTTTCTCTCGTCCGGCAACATCCCCTGCCGCGTTGCCCCTTCCACCGTGCCCCTGCCCCGTGCTTGCCGCCCCTGGCAGCTGCCGGCACCGTGGCTGCCCCCAACGCCGCTGCCTCCCATTCCACCACCAATGCCCAGCGATGCTTTGCCTCCTCACTGCGCTACCGCCCCCACTGCCTCCTCTGCACCCTCCTCTAGCCTACTGAGATGTGAGATTGGCCTCAGACTATGCATGAACATTTTTGGGGTTTTAGTTTTTGCTTTTTATTTATTGGAGTCAAACGAAGTTGCAACTTTGTTTTATTTATGTAGCAGATTTTAACTTGCATCTAGCTCAATAGTCAATTTAGAGGGAAGTGCTTTCACGAGACTTTGTTCTGACCCTAAGCCCTCATCATTCTTTCCTGTCACGATCCACTTAAACTATTCACCAGAAACTTGAGGCCAACCAAATTTTATCTTAGATATTATTATTGGTCAAAATAGTTAGTTTGTTACCGTTTTTATCTTCAAAACTATAACTACACataacatagttttttttttcgacTTATAACTCAGTATTTTCTAGTGCAGCTCTCAGCCTGCTTATTACCTATGGACCGACAAGTACCGACCTGAAACTGCGGCCCAGGTGAACATGACTATTTGTGTTTATACTGCTCTTCATGCATCATATCTTAGAACATATGCAATCGTGCAACCCATTTCCCAATTATTGCTTCTATTTAGTCAGCCTTTTCAGCTAACATGCTTCATTTAGAAAAACATAGAGCAACACTTTACACTTCCGATATGCTTATATTTCCTCTGAGGTTTCCGTTATCTTGGTTAAACAGGTATGTGGAAATAGTGAACGTGTAAAGTTTCTCACGGAATGGCTCAAAGGTTGGGATGAAAGAGGCCACAAGATTGGAGTTGCTAATGGGGATACTAATGATAGCTCGTATCAAGATGAATCTGATGCAGATTACTCAGATGATGCTTCTGATTGTGAAAACGTGCTTCTAATCAGTGGACCAGTTGGGGTGAGTGCCACTCCCAGGAGTACTTGCCATTTGAATTGCTTTCTTCATTTAAGTGTCCTGTAGCTAGCTAGGTAGGCTTTTGATTTTTTGATGAATGTGCTATATATAGCGAACCTCATCCTAAAGGACACCCACCCCCACCCAAAAAAGGAAATGGATTACAAACCAGTGACCGTTTTTCTGGAAATCATCCTGTGATATGCTAGTGCATCCCATTTTATATTCCAGGAAATACCTCAAGTTTCATTGCTTTTAAATATCAAATGCCAAGTCTTATCAGCTAGTATGTTTGCTTGGACAGAAGATTTGCTGTATGATGGGGCTGTTACATGAACTCTAAACATGGAGTTTTAcacctatttttttattaagaagTTGCTTTTGTTTATTTGCAAGCACTAGGCTATGTCTTGGCATAATTCACTTGTGTCCTAGGAGTTATGTATTATTCTGCTTAGATAGACATATagccttgatatactcatgcattTATGCCTATGCTACTATGACATCTTTGTTCTTAAATCCAGTGTGGAAAATCAGCTGCAGTTTTTGCATGTGCTAGAGAACAAGGCTTCAATGTAATAGAGGTATTTTTCTGGAGCTTTATTATATTGTACCTTACAAGAGTACCAACATCGTCATACCATGCATGTGTTGGCTGTAGTAAACTACTAATATTCATGTTTGATGGAGCTACAGTTTCAAACTATGTTGATCTCAAGCATGGTAATAGCCACATATATTGTGAAATTACTGGTTTTGGTCAATTTTGTCATTTTAAGTAGGCTTTGATGGTGCCAGCAGATTTGAGCTGAGATCAATTCTCTGTTGCTTGCTATCAGGTGGCACCTAGTTAGATTGCTTGGTTTTCATATTTATGATAAGAGCACTGCCACACATACAACCATTTTCTTACAACTTGAGTACAACTCAGTATCGAATGGTTGAAATCACTTGGATGTAAACTCGTAAATGCATCAAATGGTTTAAATGCATGGTTGTACTAGAGTGGTGCTCAAATGGTTGTACGTGAAGCATTTCCCTTGTGATAAACACTAACACAATTGTCTGTCTTGCTAAGCTATTCTGATATGCCAGCAAATTTCAGTTGAAATCATTAGGTGGTACCTAGCTTGCTCAATTTTGATATAATCGTTACTATGCAAGTATGCATACCTACATTCGTGGATGCGCTGTTCTTTTGACACGTTATCAATCAAGAGAAAACCGGGGCGGCACAGATACATAGAATTCAACTAGTTTCAAAATCAGTTTACACCTTTTACCAGCTTTTCTTTCTGAGAAGCGAAGTCTGCTTCATATACTTAGATTTATTTTCTGATTAAAGCTTGGCATTTTTCTAGGTAAATACATCTGACATGAGAAATGGGGCATATGTAAGACAAAAGTTTGAGGAAGCAACTAAATCACATGGCCTTGAAAAATGGTTCGTACAGTTCCTTCTCTGTGTTTTCTCAGTTTGCCCGTTTGTGATCCTTTTATCCTTTTCATGCTGCAGCTGCATCTTCTTTTTAGTTAATTTGTTAATAAGAACTCTAGCCATATTACatcttatctctttttttttatgaggGCACTTAAGATTTTGGCATTGATTTTCTTTATCATGGGTACCTGACTATATTATTGGGTGATACTGCATTccttataaatttattttagtaaTTTAGTTAAGCATGGATAATGGATTTACCAAGAAGTTTATAAGAGGTAATTTAATCCGAAACTGTACCTTTAGGGAAGAATATGTGAGCTTTTCCCTTGAGCATTGATTGAAATAATTTAATTGCACTTAACTTAAATTTTACCCTTCTGATGTGACTATCACAAGCATTTAATTCAGGTTTCATGTCTGTATGATTGCTTTTAGAATATCAGGGCGTCACTTTGCATTTAAGAGTCCAACAAGGTGATGATCCACAATAGGGAAAAGTTTTGAGATTACAcatagcaaaagaaaaaaagaagaacaacaCATATAATGGTATCTAAGTTTCGTGCAAATCCCAATGAGTTGAACTAAGTCAATGAAGGCTGTGGGATGTAGTTACAGAAACATGAATCCAAAACTGGGAGGTATATATGTAAATATCTCAAATTTAGCAATATAATAGTTCAGAAATCAAGCAGCACTCCTGGTGGCCCTCTCAGTTGTTTAGTGGTCCAAGCAGCAACCAGACCTGTATTTTTCTAACCTGTATAATCCTAGGTCAGTAATTACTATACTTTTGCAAGTATAGTTCTAGAATTGTTCTACAGATGCACTTCCATGAATTGTGTGGGTTTGGAAAATCATCCTTGTTCGTTTGCTTTCCTGGAAAGCTCATTACCTTATTATATAAATCTTCATTGTGtcaagcttcaaatcaagtttCTTAGAAATAATTAAGTGTTGACTATTATTGATTTCATGAGCAATAGAAATAGTAGTATATGTGGCAAAGTGTCTGTAGGAATGATGGTATAAGGAATTTGGGATACTGAAAATAACAATGGCAATGCAAACAATGTAGTAATTTGGTTACAATTCTTTGAAACTCTTTTTTGACAAGTAGATACGTACTGAATTATATCTTAAGTTCTAACAACCTATGCATTCTTTCTGATACTTCACAAGCTTGCCTGATCGAAGCAAACATacctttgaattcatcatttaaTCTCTTGTACAGGTCACAAGAGGAGGTTATCAATCCACCAAGGGATGATTCCTTGGATCCTGTATCAGGGACTCCTGATAGCAGTGAATACCAACATTCGATGTCCTGTGCTACAAGAGTATCATCTGACTGTGATCAACAGAAATCACCTGGAGCATACTGCTCAAGTTCTAAGGTGAATGATGAAGCTCCTAAACAAGTCGTTAACAAGACACTCATCTTATTTGAGGATGTGGATACTGTCTTCGATGAGGATCGTGGGTTTATTTCGACCATACTTAAGATGGCTGAGACTACAAAATGGCCAATAATACTGACTAGCAACAGTGAGCATTTCACCTTTCTTAGAGATCTGTGTGGGCCTTAATAATTTGAGCTGATGTAGTATACTAAAACTCTTGCTATTTTGTTCCATTATCCTTTATTCCTGAAGGGAAGGATCCTTCTTTGCCTAATCTCTTGGATCAGCTTGTTTTGGATTTCAAATACCCATCGACCTCAGAGCTACTTTCACATGTTGACATggtaaacatatttttttcttttacaggctgaaatttcagaaaagtctTTTGCTTGCCAGATTTGTTGAAAGTTGACTGTATCGTAATTTCGTGCAGATCTGTAAGTTTGAGGGAGTGAACGTCACTGTTCCTCAATTAAAGCATGTAATTGATATTTGTTTAGGTGATATTAGGAGGACAATGATGCTTCTGCAGTTTTGGTACCAAGGAAACCAGCAATTCACAGGTTGGATGCTTTGCTGGGAAAACATTTTAACAATTATTGATAGTTGTGCGTGTACTACCTCATTGTTTACTATTTTTAAACCTTTTAGTGATGTACTAAAATTTAGAATGTcctttgccttttttttcttatttaatgAAGTAACTGGCGTGCATGCATAGTTAAGATATTACTTGCAATAaattcaatgtgtttgcttgtgtAATTGGTTTGCAACCCCTGTTAAACTATGATAAAGTGACCCTTCAATAGCCTAAGCTAGTGTCCAACAGCTGGTTTATTTTCAGGTTTAACCTTAAGCTGCGTTACATAAAGAAATTGAACTCGCTACTCACCAGGGATGGTTTATGGGTATTATGAGCATGATGGATTGATAGGGTTTATCACAGAGCACCCAGTAGCAAAAGCAACAGCAACAGCTTTAGGACTTATAATAGATATGTTAGCCTTTTCAGTCCTTGTGCGATATTCACATTAGTCAGCTTATAAGATAAGTCTAAGCTAGGTCTAGGAGGCTCTTAATTTACTATGGCTTGTTCCTGGTTCGAAATCAACTTCATTTATAGATAGGTTTCATCTAATGTTGCAGGAATTatttccttttctattcttcCAGTAAAAGATGTGGGCATTACATCTGATTGAGCGATCTGTTAGCACTAACAATTGTGTGCACCTGTGCTACCAGAATATCTGTTCtggtttctctttctttctttcatgtAATGCCACTAGCTAATTGGTAGTTTAGCTTGCTAATGGTTTTTTGCATTTTGATACCGTGTTGACTGTAGAACTGCAGAGCATGTCACTTTTGCTATTCTAATTCGTGTTCTACTTTCAGAGATGCCAAATGATCATTTTTCTGGTCCTTTCTCACTCGATTTAGATGCAATACATTCTACCATACCAAAAATGTTGCCTTGGGAGTTCCCTTGTAAATTATCAGAAACAGTATGCATGGAGGTAGACAAAACAATCCTTTTagctgaagaaaagaaaaaacagatgGAAGTGTCAGAGCTTGAAGGCCTCCAGTTACAATTAACAACACCTTTGATTAACAGAAGAAACACAGCTAAAACAAGAAAGGCTAAGAGATCCAAATTGAAGCGTGGCCGCTTGGCTGAGTGTGATGATATTTCACCTTGTAAAAATGAGCTTGATGATTTCCATGATCTTCCAGATATCCCTCTTCTGTCTAATCAACAAAGAAAGATAAATAGGCATGGTTCGCTGCTACTATCTGAGTCTGATGATGATCCATCTAATGTACATACTGGAAAAGCTGACATATTTACTGTTACAGAAGGTAGTTTTTTCCCACAATCTTCAGAGGTGCCTCATATACATGGGCAAGGGATTCCCAATCAATTCCCTTTTCCTATTGAATCAATGGAGACCTTTGGAATCACTGATTCTTTCCAAAAGCCACTTGAAAGCAACATGACCGGGTCCATTTTACAAGTTTGTGATACATTTATGTCACAGGGTGTGTCATGTGTGCCTGAGTCATCCTTAACCGTGGGGGGCACATCTGCATCCATAAGTGGTGATGAACTTTTGTCAAGGGCAGTGTCCAATGATTTGTCTGCCTTTTATAATGGCGGTACTTACACTTTGTCCAGAATGGTACTAGAAGACACTGACAATGTGAAGAATCTAATGGCTGAACAACAGAAAGGCGTGGAAGATGTAGTTGGTGAAACAAGTGAGGCTTATGTGGAATTGTTTGGCAGGAATGAACAAGCAAGTTGTTCAACTGCTGAGTATCAATTGATGGATGAATGTAGTCGTGCTGAAAGCATATGGCTGCTTTCTGGCAAAAAGGCTAATGAAACCTGCAAGGTTGAACAAGTACAGGATACTTGGAACAGGCTACGAAGTTGCTGTCCTGAACTTCGCCGTGAGACTAACCACAACAGAGCAGCTTCTGGAGCTTTGAAGCTTGCTTCCGAAGTGTCTGATTTGATATCAGAATCAGATCTTATGCTCTCCCGTTGCTACCCTCTTACTAATGTCAGGCATACTATCTTTTGTTTGCTTAAAGATTCATGTATCTGTAATACACCATTGACTCAAACATttataaatctgtgcaggacaTGTTGGATCCATCTTCAACTCCTTGTGCTGAGCCAGATGACTTCTCCTGGTACAACAATCAGGTTGAGATGGGATCTGTTTATGCTCAGCATGCTCTTTGCATTTTTTCAAGGAAATCCCAAGAAATAGATGATGGTTCTGTTGATTTGTCACAAGATTTGTTGTTTGCCAGTACAACTGCCATGTCTCTTGGTAAAATTATTAGTTCGGGCCTTAGGTACAATGAAGGATCTGCGAACACTTCCCAAACGAAAAATCCAACTACTAGTATTTCTAAAAGAAGGTAAGCAATGTGATTCCCTTCCAGTATGTTAGTTGCTTGTATACACTGCTATCATATTGTTGGTTATCATGGTATTCGGTTCTATATAAATTTACTTATGATCCAATTTATCTTGTGGATATGAAATTAAAGACGAGTAGCTTAGTTTAGTGGTCAGAATAGTAAATAGCTGCAGTTATATTTGGGGCAATAAAGGGTCACATATGTTGAAAAAAATGCTAGCGATTTTTATCAATTTACAATTTGCTGCTGATGATTATTGATAGTGTATATCTTATTTGGAAATGTAAGTGATCTGGTAGCTGGCATATCTTGGAAAGCTAGTCAGCATTTTAAGGTTGTGTCACTTGTGGTTGAACCCTACATGGTTGCGAATTGTGCACCATTTAATATAGTGAGCAAGTGCAAGTCCATATTATAGTGATAGATCGAACTTTTGTCAACAAAATTTTAATGCTTGTTACTACAATTCCATTGCAACTACGACAATGCCAGTatatttttcagttttcactACAGACAGCCTTTTTGTGACATAGATGGTGACTTGTCAGTTTTATGGAACTTTGCGTGGTTAAAAAAGATTGGATTCAGTGTAAATTGTACTTAATAGTTTTGTCAGTGTATTTTATGGTTAAATTAACCTTTTCCAGGGCTAGTTAAATTAATTTGCTTGCTGTATGTTTATACCACTGGAAGATTCATTTTGAAGCACTTAGCATATGCATGCTGCTTAGTTTCTTCTGAGACAACATAAATTTGGCAGGATCCACTGTTATTGAACTGTTGATGGTATCTGACTCACTGTTGGTTGTGTTGATAGTCTTCACATGGATTATTTTCATGATTACTTATTGTCAATGCTTTGTGCAGGGAGCGGCAAGTTCATCTGTGTGAAACCCTGTCTCCAGTAGTTCCTTCAAAGCTGTTGCAGTCACTGAGAGGCCTTGCTTTTGTTGATTATTTGTCTTCAATCAGTCAGATTTCCCGATTAGAAAACTTGCGACTTTCTGAAAGTAAAGCTATAAGCAAGCAAAGAAGGTAATCCTCACCTTTCAgttctgtatatatatattttttctgttaGTAAACTACTGTACATAATTACTTATCATGCTCTATAGTTTTCTTGGTGTCAAAATCTCTACCATTAAATGAGAGTGAATAGCAACAGCAGCACTTTCTGGGTCCAAAATGTTATTTTGCACTTAGTAACTTTGCATTTACCAAGTTTTAAGATGTTACTATGATATTAGTTCTACAGTCCGTGACAATGAGAGGCAAGTTAACAGTAAGATTGATCCTTTCTTTTTGTTGAAAATCAGCTGTTCTACTCTGCTAAAATACCCATGAATCCTAGTCATCAGATTACATGTTAGATCTATCCCcttaagggcttgtttggatagCAGGAATTAGAGCCAATCTCTTCAGATTGATGGGGAAAATCAACTAATTTCGTTGCCAATCCAAAAGGATTTGTTCTAGTCTCCACCTATCCCAAGAAGCCCAAAAAATGGCACTCCGAGTAGCAGCAGCCATGTTACTTTATCTAGCTTTGTTTATGCAATTCCATATTTGCGCCGTTCCTTTTCAGTAAATTTTGGTTTCAGTCAGATTGCATATTGCTTCAAACGTAAACTGGATATCTTGAGTGAACCAACAATCTTCTCCGTACCAAATAGTAGTAGTGTGCAGTTTGTGCCACTCAACTGAATGGTTGAGATGTAAATTGTGCCACTGTCATCCGTTGGAGTTCTTGGCAGCTCTTAGAACCTCGATCAGACGGCAAGAAATGACTTCATTAATTTATTATGAATCTATTATCATAAACCTGTCCCATAGCATCCACTTaccaagattttttttgaaatatttgTTCATGTTTGAAATATTAGCAGCACGTttccattttttatttgttctgGTTGGAATTTGGTAGTGAGTGGATAAATGGTTTTAGACTTGGTGCAAATTCATGGTACTGCCTCGCATCCTTGTTTCTGGTTCCTGAACAATGCATTCTGGAATCTCTTAACAGTTGGCAGTGGGCGCAACGCAAAATCATCTGCTGCTAATGTTACCAGGACTCAATTTAGGGACCTATCAAGCATCATTACACCGAAGCACCTTATTTACCCCCGCCCCCTTATCCGTGGCTCACTGCTGATTTTGTGCTGTTTATCTTGTTGCAGGTCTCGTCGTCAGTCGAGACATTACTTGAGTTCAGGTGCACTTTCATTGTCACCTGAGGATGTTGTATTATTAGCAGAAAGCGGCTGTTTCAGCGACAGACGCGAGAAGGTTATAGAGCAAGCTCCAGGGAGTACTTAAGTTAATAAGCTGGTGCAGACGGTGAGCGGCGACATTTTTTAGAGGCGATAGGATGATGGGTTGGTCAAGATGACCCATTTTTTTTCGTTTTCGCAATTCGTAGCCCAGGGGTGGAGTTCGGACCAGAATGGGCGTGTAGCTGATCGTTCCATTGTATCGCTTTGTATAATGTAAATGCTTGTTGTCATCGTAATTTATCCCATGGAACCTTTCAGCCTATTATTACATGATTATAACAAATGTACACTGGGCACTGGTTGAATTATGGTTTGTAAAAACTATTCGTCTCAATTTAACAAAATAAATTTagattaatttttatctaaatgtttTAAATTTATCTAATGTGGCTATTGTATTGTGATAGTTTTGCACATTAGGTTTTAATCCTAGTAACTGCATATGCAATTTTAGGGACTGTAAATGCGTAAGATAAAACggtataataaaaaattatggaaTGCAAATGAGATAAGATCATAAATTTAGCACACTTGGATGCTCATAGTCGTCTTCACTGAGGGGTTTCACTGCTTTGGCATGAGCCATTCATTTTGTTCAAAACACTTGGGGTCGCTCTATAAACTCGGTTAAAGTGTTTTGCAAAGCTTGCCTTTATCAAGTCGGTTAGGTGTAGGTAAACATTAAGAGTAACAAGTGTTTATCATTTATTTAATCTAACTCTAGGTTAATCATCTAGCAAAATGCATATGAGACCTTAGCTAACACTAATTAAGTTGTTAATCGTATGCTAATTATTTTGGTCTTCAACtttgtcagagggtgaactcctgtcgcagggatcctaggggatccttttttagagattcggccggaggatgatcctgaatatgttcgccggagaaataaatgggtatgaatgcgatggccgatggggtggaatgatctaatgcgaacggagtaaatgcaccagaggttagacaggtttgggccgcacgggggcgtaacacactactcctgtatggatactataaatgccctgagaaagaccttcaaggatgttgctggttacaagaatgtttatctatcttagagcctggggctcttttttcttcggcctgtgatcttctcttctctgtttATGAGCAACTGTTTCCTCTTCTGAagcttgtctttttttcttcccttttttttcttctgtgccgccggctgctttaaatacccgtcggcagcagcgtgccccgaacgggagggggcacgagttccgagataccataaatggaaagggcgtcatcatttcctctggacgaagtcatttcctctgggcgaagtgaccgggggtggaaaatgcgtcccacgcccggtcgtccgtcaccataaatgcactagcaacgggcgccgtggagagggcccaccgggcagccgcagagcgacccggcgtgcccgccctgtcttgttcccctgccacagcagcgcggcagacggaacgcctc
The nucleotide sequence above comes from Phragmites australis chromosome 4, lpPhrAust1.1, whole genome shotgun sequence. Encoded proteins:
- the LOC133916476 gene encoding uncharacterized protein LOC133916476 isoform X2, with product MGGSADPEAPTPSPYPSPSPVKPSPSSADAKRLRRCVQSKLSWGLVKPAGGGCGGVDGGGGGGGAGGGAEAVPPVPAAEEAAGEGREEPENGKKRGRPRKSDASWKPSSNKETAGLDQASKDEVILVGPGSCQQLRISQIEAVLPEAAPVLIDVDLMSMPSEVRHANDNVDVLANQDKSQLIVDLRSEAKMAAEGNRKLSSGKKMHPFFASRKMNKCADQDVINIEDMHSLCDFERDPPFHPIHVVQLEASMPIHWSNWIITDGSSLDIDTAIPVQNSVSFFEGLVKPLTIETNCKRICSNQLAESTIAGCTTSGMGFPSFSDKQSVHICPSDVIDVDNFCLLASDTNCQASLLDSKHPERILHGRPEISENGSQPAYYLWTDKYRPETAAQVCGNSERVKFLTEWLKGWDERGHKIGVANGDTNDSSYQDESDADYSDDASDCENVLLISGPVGCGKSAAVFACAREQGFNVIEVNTSDMRNGAYVRQKFEEATKSHGLEKWSQEEVINPPRDDSLDPVSGTPDSSEYQHSMSCATRVSSDCDQQKSPGAYCSSSKVNDEAPKQVVNKTLILFEDVDTVFDEDRGFISTILKMAETTKWPIILTSNRKDPSLPNLLDQLVLDFKYPSTSELLSHVDMICKFEGVNVTVPQLKHVIDICLGDIRRTMMLLQFWYQGNQQFTEMPNDHFSGPFSLDLDAIHSTIPKMLPWEFPCKLSETVCMEVDKTILLAEEKKKQMEVSELEGLQLQLTTPLINRRNTAKTRKAKRSKLKRGRLAECDDISPCKNELDDFHDLPDIPLLSNQQRKINRHGSLLLSESDDDPSNVHTGKADIFTVTEGSFFPQSSEVPHIHGQGIPNQFPFPIESMETFGITDSFQKPLESNMTGSILQVCDTFMSQGVSCVPESSLTVGGTSASISGDELLSRAVSNDLSAFYNGGTYTLSRMVLEDTDNVKNLMAEQQKGVEDVVGETSEAYVELFGRNEQASCSTAEYQLMDECSRAESIWLLSGKKANETCKVEQVQDTWNRLRSCCPELRRETNHNRAASGALKLASEVSDLISESDLMLSRCYPLTNDMLDPSSTPCAEPDDFSWYNNQVEMGSVYAQHALCIFSRKSQEIDDGSVDLSQDLLFASTTAMSLGKIISSGLRYNEGSANTSQTKNPTTSISKRRERQVHLCETLSPVVPSKLLQSLRGLAFVDYLSSISQISRLENLRLSESKAISKQRRSRRQSRHYLSSGALSLSPEDVVLLAESGCFSDRREKVIEQAPGST